A stretch of Canis aureus isolate CA01 chromosome 28, VMU_Caureus_v.1.0, whole genome shotgun sequence DNA encodes these proteins:
- the BHLHE22 gene encoding class E basic helix-loop-helix protein 22, translating into MERGLHLGAAAAGEDDLFLHKSLSASTAKRLEAAFRSTPPGMDLSLAPPPRERPASSSSSPLGCFEPADPEGAGLLLPPPGGGGGGAGGGGGGGGGVGVPGLLVGSAGVGGDPSLSSLPAGAALCLKYGEGAGRGSVAESSGGEQSPDDDSDGRCELVLRAGGGDPRASPGAGGGGGKAAEGCSNAHLHGGASAPPGGPGGGGGGGGGGGGGGSGGGGGGGGGGSSKKSKEQKALRLNINARERRRMHDLNDALDELRAVIPYAHSPSVRKLSKIATLLLAKNYILMQAQALEEMRRLVAYLNQGQAISAASLPSSAAAAAAAAALHPALGAYEQAAGYPFSAGLPPAASCPEKCALFNSVSSSLCKQCTEKP; encoded by the coding sequence ATGGAGCGCGGGCTGCACCTCGGCGCGGCCGCCGCGGGCGAAGACGACCTCTTTCTGCACAAGAGCCTGAGCGCCTCCACCGCCAAGCGCTTGGAGGCGGCTTTCCGCTCCACGCCCCCGGGCATGGACCTGTCCCTGGCGCCGCCGCCCCGGGAGCGCCCGGCGTCGTCGTCCTCGTCGCCCCTGGGCTGCTTCGAGCCGGCTGACCCCGAGggggcagggctgctgctgcCTCCGCCTGGGGGAGGCGgtggcggcgcgggcggcggcggcggcggcggcggcggggtggGCGTCCCCGGGCTGCTCGTGGGCTCTGCCGGCGTGGGGGGCGACCCCAGCCTGAGCAGCCTGCCGGCCGGGGCCGCCCTGTGCCTCAAGTACGGCGAGGGCGCGGGCCGGGGCTCGGTGGCCGAGAGCAGTGGCGGCGAGCAGAGCCCCGACGACGACAGCGACGGCCGCTGCGAGCTGGTGctgcgggccgggggcggcgaCCCGCGGGCCTCCCCGggcgcgggaggcggcggcggcaaGGCGGCCGAGGGCTGCTCCAACGCCCACCTCCACGGCGGCGCCAGCGCCCCCCCGGggggccccggcggcggcggcggcggcggcggcggcggcggcggcgggggcagcggcggcggcggcggcggcggcggcggcggcagcagcaagAAATCCAAAGAGCAGAAGGCGCTGCGGCTCAACATCAACGCCCGGGAGCGCCGGCGGATGCACGACCTGAACGACGCGCTGGACGAGCTGCGCGCGGTCATCCCCTACGCGCACAGCCCCTCGGTGCGGAAGCTCTCCAAGATCGCCACGCTGCTGCTCGCCAAGAACTACATCCTCATGCAGGCGCAGGCCCTAGAGGAGATGCGGCGCCTCGTCGCCTACCTCAACCAGGGCCAGGCCATCTCGGCCGCCTCCCTGCCCAgctccgcggcggcggcggcggcggccgctgCCCTGCACCCCGCGCTCGGCGCCTACGAGCAGGCCGCCGGCTACCCGTTCAGCGCCGGGCTGCCCCCGGCCGCCTCCTGCCCGGAGAAGTGCGCCCTGTTCAACAGCGTCTCCTCCAGCCTCTGCAAACAGTGCACGGAGAAGCCTTaa